The stretch of DNA AAATGCAAGATAACCAGCTGCTCATTGTTTACTCATATAATGCTTCGCAGTCCTTGCCCTCCTTTTTTGCATGACTTTAGAATTTGTCATCAATTTACTCTGCATACACTTGTGTATGTAATCACTTAGTCACACAGATTTGCAAACACATTACGGGGAACTTTGTTATCTCAAACACAAGATAGTTCTAACAGTGTGGCCTGTATGGTTTAGAAATGTAGTTCATAGTCAGAAAGTATAGTCTGCAGCGGTCACTAAGTGACACGACATCTATGTCATAAACCGAATGGGCAGTTCCAGAGCTCTTACACAAAGTGCTGCCTCAACTTAGTAGTACAGTAGTATAAAGGTGTGTCATTTTGTTTCATAATTTAACAAGGCGTTATTTGTCTCTGGTTAGTGCTACTAGTTGCAGGCCTCCACCTTTACTTAGTTTGTACCACATTATTTGCCCTGATGTCAGCAGGGTGTATCAACATAATATATACTGTCTGTCACTATTATCAATGTAAGAATTTGGTTTATTAAGGCTAGTATAAAAGCTTACTGTTACACTTCAACCACAGTTAAGTGCATGGTTGTCCTGTATAGGTCAGTAATCCTGGGTTTTGAGATGTAAATTCAGCTTGATTATTTTAgagatttaaaatgtttacagttaAGTACACTGAAGTTTCTGGATGTGTCCGAACTCTGTCACCGCTCCCCCGGAATATCTCCCAGGAAAATGGGATACGCTGATTGTAACATTACCATGGAATCGAGAATAGGTATGCGAACATTGTTAGCGCTGGCTATCCATGTAGCTCGACAACTAATCGCTAGGAGGGAGCAGATTCATTTTGTGCTTAGGCAGCTTCCTGAAGATAAAGTGTGGCTTATTGTGTATCTAGACAATGGCCACATGGCTCATGCAAGACGTaagataaaacagaaacataaacacgAATATTAGCATGCAGTAGGCTAATGTGCTGCAGTTTATTTTCCGTGTAGACTTTGTGTGCACTGCTACTTggataaatgtaaataaatataatagtgTCCTGATGATAAGCAAAACAATGTTACTGTTTTTGTAGCATTATATACATCAAGTGTATATAATTACTTCAACATATGCAAAGGCTGTGGAACTTTTATTAATTGTTTAGTCAGCACAAACTTTaaactataatataaacaacaTCCCAAGCATTTATGTACTATTATAGCACGTTAACTAGTTcatatgtgtttatgtttattttaggGACTGTATCATCTGGACTGGGGGGCAGCCCAGGTGCTAGACGAAAGACTCCGAAAAGTAGCCGTAAGTATTGACTGAGTGTGCCAAATGAATATGGGTGACATTTAAGATGAGTTATGTTTTATAACGTACTGCATGCTGTCTTGTGTTTTAGCTTTCTGTCCACGCTCCTCCAGCAAGTTGACACAGTCAATCATTAAAGACCACATGGTGTCTCATTACAAAAAGGTTTACTCTGCTAAAGGTGAGCTACATGGCAGGCATAAATTATAATTCTTACAATTATACAGTCGTACatattaataacaataacataTTTTGTCTTGTTATACAGCTGCCATTGATGCCTCAGTACCCAAAAGCTTACTTTATAGTGTGAAGTGTGAGTATCTGAGTACATTTCTAGGCTCTTTGTTTATATTGGTAGCATATTTTAAGTTCGGCAAAACCATTCATAACATTGAGTTTATACACTGGCTTGGCACTGATCAAGAGAATGAACTTGTCACTTTGCAGTACAGATCTTTCCACTAGTATGTACTAATCAGAAAGACATGCATAATAGAACAGGCAGAGGTAAACTGCTGTGCCAACAGTAGCTCCAAGCAATACGTAATCCAGTGAAGCCGCCCATCAGATAAAGATAAAGGATGCTCATTCTCATTGCTAATGGTAGTCATACTTTTTCCCTATGACTGTGCAGTCAATACAATTGCTGACTCATGCTTACTCCATAGtcaagtgcagttttttttcttttgtcttgagGCTACCATAAGTATTTCCAGGAACATTAAGTAAATTACAATGCAAATTAAAGGACATAATAACAAAATTAATGTAGCTTTATTAGTTTACAACTGGGTAACCGGGAAGTCAAACTGCTTTGCTTGTTCAATGCAGAGTATATATGGTCTTCTGTGCCTATTGAGTTTTTCATTACCTGTCCACAGATAATGACCAGCTCCGACAAGGGCAGCCGAGGAAAGGGGGTCGTCCTCAGTCAGCCCACTCTCTGTCACAGAGAAATTGCAGAACCTCCTGCTCCTCGGCTCaggtaaacaaaaaataaaactaaaaatcaaGGCAGCTGCTTATGTGTTTTGCTAATGCTTTGTGTATATTACAAGCAATTGTGATATCTTTGAATTGATTCTATGCATTTGCATTACAGAGTAGATTATCTGTGCAATATGATGACAGCCCATATCTCAGCTCAAGGAGCTCTGTGGTATCAAGCCCAAGGTTCAGCACCAGCTTTAATGCCAATGAGATAGTTTACCCATCATATAAAGTCAGTTGTCATCACACTCGTCCTGCTTCAGAAACAAAATACCGGAACCCAGATGCAACTTTGCAGAGAAAGCCGTCATTGTGTTCACTGGCAGCTGAGAGTTCTTACAAGACTTTCCAGGACCCTGTCCAGAAGACATACAGTGGAGACTTGCTCCAAAAGCATTCACAGCACTTTACCCGAGACAAACCCTTCACTCCTAAGACCCTGAAATCAGATAAGAGTTCATACCTGTTAAAGTATCGCTACTACAGATCACCACAAAGAAAACCTACTCAGGACTGCAGCAACTCAAGACTAGTGCAACAAGAAACATATCGTGGAAGGTAAAcatcttaataagtgaagtatgAGAGACATGTCAATTCAACTCATGCTGTAGAATTTTAACACtgaattttattgtttttatgcagCACAAAAAACAAGGAATACACACAGGACTTTGATGAGCCATCTCAGGTAATTATGAAGATTTGAGACATGGGACTAGGTTAAGTTTTACTAGGCTATTTAAGGGGCAATGTTAAGTAACAGTTTTGTATTTATTGCGTCTTTCAGGGCATAACTAACAAGATGCAATTGGATCACATCTCCACAATACTCAATGTCTTACTATCCAGTACTTGTTGTTTTATAGGAATGTAATACAGAGCATGAGTGGTCTGAAGATGACTTTAATGGCACATATTTAGCATCGTCAAGACAACAGAGTCGAGCAGCCAAGACCAGAAGCTGTTATTCCTTTGACCCCTCACCCAGgtgaaaacagtgaaaacagtgCCCTATATTTTTTGCCAGGTAACATTCTAAAAGGTCTTAATCTAATTTTCTAGGCACTCACCAGGCTGCAGAAAGTCTCCCACAATGAtgagtgtgtctgcagagtAAGTTCTCCTCAGTATTGATGAATGCCTGTGCTACATGTGTAAAGACTTGACAGTGTTGGGCTTCTTTTATAATAATGTTTTACCCACTTTTAATGTTGCACTCTTCTGTTTCTCTATAGGGAAGAAGAATTGATCTACCTTGaattcatttctgctgtaacagAGGATATCTTGTCCAGGGGGCACATCTCTGACAGGTTCTTTGGTTGTCATAATTTGCTGACCCTGCTTACCATtgtcataaaaaaacagtattaCCTTATTTGTAACTCCTGAATGTATATGTTGTTTAAAAAGGGTCCTAGACCGGGTGATAAAGCGGCATATTGATATGAATCGCCATCAGCTTGATGAGGTCAGTATATAACTTCTTTGTAATATGTTGTTAATGTGTTGAGCAAGTCTTTTGAAGCTACTCACATGCAACTAATTcattgtggggttttttttaggGTAAAATGCGCCACCTTCTGGAAGTGCTTCGTAAAGATTTTGAAAAGCCAATCAATATTTCAACGTCCAGTACAGAGCTTGAAGAAAAGGAGAATAATCTACTTGATGCACTACTGCCGCCTCTGGAATCAGGagggaaacaagaaaaaaacaaagaagacacTGACCTGTTTCCTTACGTGTCACTGATTGAGAACTGTGATTCACCACATTTTGCTGCTGATCCCTTATTGGCTTCAACACCCTTGTACTCTCCTGAAATAACAACTTCGATGACTAAAGCTGACGAAAAGGATGAAGAGGGCGACAATGAAGAAAGGGGCACTGGCTCTCCATATCTCAAGGTACCTGTCACTGATAATGCAGGAATCAATGAAGAGGACTTCCATCAGATAGACCCTGCTGCAACAAACAGCGTCCACACTGAAAACCAAGAATACAGTACTGTAGGCAGTGATAAGGAAGCTGAAATCAATTATCAAGCTAATGAGCTTGAAGATCTGGGAAGACGTTTGTCAGAGTCATTGCATGTGTCAAGCAATACGCCCTGTGAAAACATGGAGAGAGCCAATGAGCAGCATTCAGATACGGTTGCTTCCAGCAGTGATGATGAGTTTTAACTTTTGCTGTATTGAGAGAttgaatgtttcattttttttcttgttaccAGCTGAGTGTTGTTTTAGACAGAAATTTGATATTGAAAAAATATACATGAGTAtagttttgtaaaaaaaaatgtatatactTAATTGTAGGTTTTATAAGCCCCACTTAAGAAgtgttgtgttgcttttttgagaaaaaaaaatactcacaGAAGTAAAAAAGAGTTAAATATCTTTTTGCATATATTTCTAAAGTAGCTGATCTATAATTGACTTCTTCAATTATCAGATTTACAGAATATAGGAATTATTGATATCTTCAAGTGTGAGTGGAGTGCAGTGTAATGTAGCTgcagctattgttttttttatgaaatattaCGTATGTTTTTTGTAAAGTGCGTTTGGCTggctctgacatcatcaccagaAAGTGTCTTTATTATTGCAATAAaattttttattcttcttttttgtgtgcTCCTGTCTGATTAACTATATTAGATATTAAAAAATGGCAATAAATCCGCCTGCTACCACCTGAAAAATATGTGTTATTGTCCAACATATGTGTTATTGTCTTGTCTTGCGCAAATAAAAATGAGGCAACTCTTTGTACAACATTATACATGTGCCATCAGAGCCGTCGGGTTAGAAAAGGTAAACAGAGACAGGTCTGCGGCCAGCAGTTCCTGACAGCTGTCCCATTTCTGGCATTTTCACCGCTCGGCATTCCAGCTGTCTGATGTCATGGCTCCGAAAACCTCCATGTATCCTTCCGCTGCGGAGGCACTACCATGGATTTGAAGCGTTTGTTCCGGAAAATACGATCAAACCAAATAGTTTGCTGAAATGTTTAGTAGAATTAAAGCGTGTCTCGGTGTAATTTAAGAATTTTATTTACAAACCAAGCAATAACAAACAAGCTATAGATGTGCGGATGTAGACGGAATACACTTGTTGCTCTTCCAATCCGAGGAAGCGAAACACGCTTGGAACTTGAGTGAACTGCTGGACCAGGAGACATGGGGTGCTACGTTAGTTTAGATCCAGAATCAAACTACAGTCAAAAAGCTGCATCCGTTTCCGACAAATATCTTAAAAGCAGTAATTCCTTCACCTTGATGGCGGAGCCCCTACGGACAGAATAATAGTTGGACTCCTAAATTGCATCTGTTGGCTAACGGTAACgttaatttttttcccccaaaatatTTACCGGCGACGTCAGCTTCCTAAGGGTGTCGTCTACTTGCTGGAACATAAGTTAGCACACTAGCGTCGAAGCTAATTTAGAGGATGTTGTTGTTTAAGGTAATGAACGTATAAAAAGGTGAAATTAGTAACAAGTTAGTCCAGGAAATGTCAAACATTTAGAACAAACTTGTATGAATGTAGTTCCTGTTGAACGTGAaatatatgtgagtgtgtggttcAGGTGAAACACGGCAGGGATTTTGTAGTAGCTTACTGCGTATCGAATTAGGTTGTTCTTTTTCGGTATTTGGAGCAGACTATTCACCGGGAGGGATTAATCCAACCACAAGCTTGGAAACATACATCATTATACGAAGCTTTAAATACATAGGTCAGGTAACATAATTATGATTCCTCTTACGTTTTTTTTGATAAAAGTTTAATAGTTTATCCGGAATGTTTACTTGGAGAACTGACTGTGGGGCTGGCAAGTTTGGTAACAAAATGCAGCATTTAAGAGGATTACTTTACGGCAAGCcttgtgtttgtcttgtctGGCATGTTTCAGGGTGATAGTGTCGTAGGTTTTTCTTAAGTGATGAGTAAGAATACTTAAATAAATTGTTATTTTTTACCCTGTGTTTCATCCCACTCGGCTGCATACAAAGTATTCCAGTATTTTGAACATGTTTTGAAACATCTTTGTCTCATTTTTCAGGACTCTTTGTTGATGATGAACCTCATGACTTGTTATATTCTCAAAACCTTTGAGTGGGCAGCAAGGAGAGTACTTTCCCTGGACTAAGCGAAGATCGCCTCCCTAAAAGAAGTGTGAAACATGCCCTTGCCATTTGGCTTCAAACTCAAAAGGACTCGAAGGTATACTGTTTCAAGCAAGAGCTGTCTTGTCACTCGGATTCAGCTTCTCAATGGAGAGTTTGTTGAGTTTACACTTTCGGTGGAAAGCACTGGGCAAGAGTGTTTGGAGGCAGTTGCTCAGCGACTCGAGTTAAGAGaggtatgtatgtgtttttatgcaaTACAAGTGAAGATTGTTCTCTATTACGAACTGTTTTAAGAACTGTCCTCTCagcgagaaaaaaaacaacaattgttAGGGTTATCCTGTGGTCACATTCCTTGTTGCAGCACAAATGCAAGATAACCAGCTGCTCATTGTTTACTCATATAATGCTTCGCAGTCCTTGCCCTCCTTTTTTGCATGACTTTAGAATTTGTCATCAATTTACTCTGCATACACTTGTGTATGTAATCACTTAGTCACACAGATTTGCAAACACATTACGGGGAACTTTGTTATCTCAAACACAAGATAGTTCTAACAGTGTGGCCTGTATGGTTTAGAAATGTAGTTCATAGTCAGAAAGTATAGTCTGCAGCGGTCACTAAGTGACACGACATCTATGTCATAAACCGAATGGGCAGTTCCAGAGCTCTTACACAAAGTGCTGCCTCAACTTAGTAGTACAGTAGTATAAAGGTGTGTCATTTTGTTTCATAATTTAACAAGGCGTTATTTGTCTCTGGTTAGTGCTACTAGTTGCAGGCCTCCACCTTTACTTAGTTTGTACCACATTATTTGCCCTGATGTCAGCAGGGTGTATTAACATAATATATACTGTCTGTCACTATTATCAATGTAAGAATTTGGTTTATTAAGGCTAGTATAAAAGCTTACTGTTACACTTCAACCACAGTTAAGTGCATGGTTGTCCTGTATAGGTCAGTAATCCTGGGTTTTGAGATGTAAATTCAGCTTGGGCCTTATGTTCACATTTACCCGGTAACCCAGTAATTCCACTCAATTAATTGGAATCCCTAGTTGGGTTCATTCTCCTCTTTCATGTTTCTATAAAAGAATATAATTCTAGTCAGCATTTCGTCTTAGTTACTAGTGATTTTGTAGTTGTGGTCTGTTGTTGGATACAAATTACAATAAGGCCCTCTTCAGCTAAGTTGTCATTACAAACAACTAGCCTACAGGGCTGCTTCTCTTACCACTGTTTGCTGGGGAATGTGCAGATAGTCACAAGACACAACTATCTAGAAAGGTCTGCAAGTTTTTCAGGTCCacatactttttttaaatatacaaataGTATAAATAGATGAAGACGTACTTGCAGATTTCTGCACTTAAGTGACAACTTAATTGGTTTGCCAGGTTTACAGCTTTACTATTAAGGATATTTTAGAATATCCTTAATATTGAGGAGTAATTTAcattcttgctttctttgtttgttaGATAACATACTTCAGTCTGTGGTACTTCAATAAGCAGAACCAGCAGAGATGGATAGACTTGGAGAAGCCGCTGAAGAAGCAGCTGGACAAGTATGGGCTGGAGCCCACTGTTTACTTTGGAGTCGTGTTTTACATACCCAGTGTCACCCAACTGCAACAGGAAATCACAAGGTGACAGGAAGTTTTTTGATAAAATTACTGCATTTTGTGTTATATTTAACTGTGTATTATACAAATGTCAAacattattatgattttttttctataatgaCTTCACACATGGAAGAAGATTTCATGAGTTTTTGGTTTATTGTCTATTCTGTGTTCTAAACTAACTGTCTCTGTTCTACAGATATCAGTATTACCTACAACTGAAGAAGGATGTTCTGGAGGGCAGGATCTCTTGCTCTCTAGAGCAAGCTATACGTTTAGCTAGTCTCGCAGTGCAAGGTAATACagatgttattacaaaaatgtCTGGACTTTTTCTGTAGTTGGAGAGATTTCCCAGGCAAACCAATTGCTGCTGCAAAGAAATTATCCATTAGTCTAACTCTACTGAAAGTACAAATTATTTGAATTACTTGTTATGTTGACAGAACAGGAGCCATGTTAACTAAGGCTCTTTGCAAATTTTTGCAAATTTGTGCAAACTGCATTAACCTTTTATCTTTCATGCGAGCAGTAGATGCAGCTGCATTTTCTCCTGAACAAAGTAGTTTCTCTGGAGCCTCTATTAAATCACtaatttgatatatatatatatatatatatatatatatatatgtcatgtTAGGTCTCTGTTATGTCCTCCAACTTCTGCCCAGCCGGAAGAATCTCAAACACTGCTGGCAAAGTTATATCAGGCACTGCAAATTATTGGCCCGAGTGTTAGCATAGCTGAGCCACTGAGATCACTTACTGTTGCAGCCATGTCCAAATGCCTGACCAGCTTTCAATATGTGCTCTGAAGAAAAGCCCTATGAAACATTTTGCAAGTGTCAGTAGTCACTACTACATTTTGTTATGAAAACATGGGAACTGTGCTGTCAATAAGGTTGTGTAGCTCAGATTCTGTTTCATGGGCAGCAATAGTCTGGAGTGAGGGACAGTTGTAGCCTTTAAGCACTGCTGATGCCTGGGATACTCAGCATAGCTGTTGCCAAAATGCAGCCTGAAGCTGTAACAGTTCTCTATGTTGTCAGATGCTGGAGCAGTAACAAATGGATCCCTCCTCTCCTAAAATTAGTCTACCATGTCATCATATACTGCATTACACCATTACTCAGTGTCTGTTTTACCCTAAACTAAATGACATGTAATAGGACTAATTCACTGAAACAAAACATGGAGTGTGAGTCACTGTTTTGAGCtgtattgtttctttttgtccACAGCTGACTTTGGAGACTTTGATCGATATGATTCCCAGGAGTTCCTCCAGAAATTTGCGCTGTTCCCTATTGTAAGCATTTGGTTTATTGTGTGCTGAAGAACATTTCAGATGTTCTGAGGTCATTAATTATGATTCTGTTGTTGCAGGACTGGATACAAGACGAGCGAGTGTTGGAAGAGGCCACTCAGAAAGTTGCCCTGCTTTATCAGTCCTCCAGGTGAGAATGATTTCGAAGTGTCATCTGGCAGTTTTGTGTGTGGACGACACAAGAAGAAACTTTCtctttaaataacaattaattGTCACTTTGTCTATCATGAACCATGTAGAAATTGAAATCATATTTGTGTTGTCCATTTATTTAATTAACTTCCCAGGACAACATGTCAAGAATTGTCTTGTAGGAAATGTCAGCTGGTGACAGTTTCAGAAGTTAATATATTCTGACACTTCAAAACTTGTGAGAATACATATAACCCCAGGCTGCTCTAAGCAACTGTCTGAAGATCCAAGATCCCAAAATGCGGAGGCTCCTATTGAAAACAGATTAAACCCCAGATTTGTATATGTGCGTGCAGGTGTAAATAAAGGATTTCATCAgtctgtagtttttgttttgctgtgatgctttgtgtttttcttactGTTATTGTCCATTGCAGGGGTTTGTCAGCACCAGAGGCAGAGATGCTGTACATGCAGGAAGTGGAGAAAATGGAAGGCTATGGCCAAGAAAGCTATCAGGCCAAGGTAGCCCTAAAGGGATCATTCTGCAATCCATTAAAGCAAAAACTCTAAAATGACATAATTTCAAGTAACagtttatgaaaaaaatatttgaacttCTCTTTTATTTGAACAGGACAGCACAAGCACAGATGTTACCCTTGGATCCTGCCTTGATGGCATCTTTGtcaagcaaaataaaaacacccGTCCTCTTCTTTTATTTAGGTAAGTCTAGAGAGAAATGTTTGACTACAGCAATGTCTAAAAGGCCTGAAATATGACCTAAATAGGAAATACGATTTAAATTAAATCTGTGGAGACAGATTGAGTTTTATGGCATAATTTATTCTTAGTTAAAGTTGTCTCCTTAATGTACTCTAAACCTGAATGTGCCTAAAGGGGAACTGAGTCAGGTAGTGTGAGATAGCTCATAACGATTATGGAAGCACAATCTGTCTGATACGTGACTAAATAAACATTACCCATTTTTGACCCACTATCTACACACCAGTATTAGTTATAGATAGCTTCTATTGACTCTCACATATGTGCACTGTTTGATTATCTACTGGAAAAGCTGCTTTAAAATACTGTGTGGTTTTGTGACTGTcatgacaacatgttttttctctctctttgtctgtgcCACTGTGATTTAATTGGCTGTGTAGGTGGCATGAAATTAACAACATGAGTCACAACAGGTCCTTCTTTGCCCTGGAGCTAGTCAACAGAGAAGAGAGTGTTCAGTTCCAAACCGTAAGTCTCCAGTCTGCCCCTTCCCAGGAATATTGTCAAATCTCTTATTGAATTTAGTAAAATTGGAAATGGCCTTTGTCATGCAGTTTAGCATGAGCAAGTCTTTAAcaatgtgcctgtgtgtttttacttgtGTGGGTGGGGCTTTACCGTGGgttgtttgggtgtgtgtgggtaATAGTCACATACTATTAGCTGATACTGTGTACAAGCATTTTGGAGCATACATAACTAAACAAAT from Parambassis ranga chromosome 22, fParRan2.1, whole genome shotgun sequence encodes:
- the LOC114427380 gene encoding spermatogenesis-associated protein 7 homolog isoform X1, which translates into the protein MGYADCNITMESRIGTVSSGLGGSPGARRKTPKSSPFCPRSSSKLTQSIIKDHMVSHYKKVYSAKAAIDASVPKSLLYSVKYNDQLRQGQPRKGGRPQSAHSLSQRNCRTSCSSAQSRLSVQYDDSPYLSSRSSVVSSPRFSTSFNANEIVYPSYKVSCHHTRPASETKYRNPDATLQRKPSLCSLAAESSYKTFQDPVQKTYSGDLLQKHSQHFTRDKPFTPKTLKSDKSSYLLKYRYYRSPQRKPTQDCSNSRLVQQETYRGSTKNKEYTQDFDEPSQECNTEHEWSEDDFNGTYLASSRQQSRAAKTRSCYSFDPSPRHSPGCRKSPTMMSVSAEEEELIYLEFISAVTEDILSRGHISDRVLDRVIKRHIDMNRHQLDEGKMRHLLEVLRKDFEKPINISTSSTELEEKENNLLDALLPPLESGGKQEKNKEDTDLFPYVSLIENCDSPHFAADPLLASTPLYSPEITTSMTKADEKDEEGDNEERGTGSPYLKVPVTDNAGINEEDFHQIDPAATNSVHTENQEYSTVGSDKEAEINYQANELEDLGRRLSESLHVSSNTPCENMERANEQHSDTVASSSDDEF
- the LOC114427380 gene encoding spermatogenesis-associated protein 7 homolog isoform X2 — its product is MVSHYKKVYSAKAAIDASVPKSLLYSVKYNDQLRQGQPRKGGRPQSAHSLSQRNCRTSCSSAQSRLSVQYDDSPYLSSRSSVVSSPRFSTSFNANEIVYPSYKVSCHHTRPASETKYRNPDATLQRKPSLCSLAAESSYKTFQDPVQKTYSGDLLQKHSQHFTRDKPFTPKTLKSDKSSYLLKYRYYRSPQRKPTQDCSNSRLVQQETYRGSTKNKEYTQDFDEPSQECNTEHEWSEDDFNGTYLASSRQQSRAAKTRSCYSFDPSPRHSPGCRKSPTMMSVSAEEEELIYLEFISAVTEDILSRGHISDRVLDRVIKRHIDMNRHQLDEGKMRHLLEVLRKDFEKPINISTSSTELEEKENNLLDALLPPLESGGKQEKNKEDTDLFPYVSLIENCDSPHFAADPLLASTPLYSPEITTSMTKADEKDEEGDNEERGTGSPYLKVPVTDNAGINEEDFHQIDPAATNSVHTENQEYSTVGSDKEAEINYQANELEDLGRRLSESLHVSSNTPCENMERANEQHSDTVASSSDDEF